The Pygocentrus nattereri isolate fPygNat1 chromosome 2, fPygNat1.pri, whole genome shotgun sequence genome has a window encoding:
- the LOC108411488 gene encoding lipoamide acyltransferase component of branched-chain alpha-keto acid dehydrogenase complex, mitochondrial-like — translation MAAVGTVRSLRILRLLPQIASRRFKPCPRRQVDQAVPPHPSHCVSQQWRAFRASCVASGQVLQFKLSDIGEGIMEVTVKEWYVKEGDKVAQFDSICEVQSDKASVTITSRYDGIIRKLYYDVDAIALVGSPLVDIETDKEQDGAPEEDVVKTPAVSHEHTHQQIKGHKNQATPAVRRLAMENNIKLSEVVGTGKDGRILKEDILNFLAKQTGAILPYDEVKQPAPPVASPTLKKPAQSPPPAVQRPVFTGKDRTEPLNGFQKAMVKTMTAALKIPHFGYCDEVDLTELVRLRSELKGLAESRGVKLSYMPFFIKAASLGLLQFPILNASVDEDCQNIIYKGSHNIGLAMDTPQGLLVPNVKGVQALSVFDIAVELNRLQALGSAGELGTADLTGGTFTLSNIGSIGGTYTKPVILPPEVAIGALGKIQVLPRFNSRDEMVKAHIMSISWSADHRVIDGATMCRFSNLWRSYLEHPSSMVLDLK, via the exons ATGGCGGCGGTGGGAACAGTGCGGTCGCTGAGGATCCTGAGACTTTTG CCTCAGATTGCGTCCCGCCGCTTTAAGCCATGTCCAAGACGCCAGGTGGACCAGGCTGTCCCCCCTCACCCCTCACACTGTGTGTCTCAGCAGTGGAGAGCCTTCAGAGCGAGCTGTG TGGCTTCTGGACAAGTTCTTCAGTTCAAACTCTCAGACATAGGAGAGGGCATCATGGAGGTGACCGTGAAAGAGTG gTATGTGAAGGAGGGGGACAAGGTGGCGCAGTTCGACAGCATCTGTGAGGTCCAAAGCGACAAAGCATCGGTCACGATTACAAGCCGTTACGATGGAATCATACGTAAGCTGTACTACGACGTGGACGCTATCGCCTTGGTCGGATCTCCGCTGGTGGACATCGAGACTGACAAGGAGCAAG ATGGCGCGCCTGAGGAGGACGTGGTGAAGACGCCAGCAGTGTCACATGAGCACACGCACCAGCAGATTAAAGGCCACAAGAACCAGGCTACACCTGCTGTGCGGCGCCTTGCCATGGAAAACAAT ATTAAGCTGAGCGAGGTGGTGGGGACAGGAAAGGATGGACGCATCCTCAAGGAGGACATCCTGAACTTTTTGGCTAAGCAGACAGGAGCCATACTCCCCTACGATGAAGTGAAGCAGCCAGCGCCTCCAGTGGCTTCGCCCACGCTAAAGAAACCAGCCCAGAGCCCCCCGCCTGCTGTCCAGAGGCCCGTCTTCACAGGGAAAGACCGCACCGAGCCCCTCAACG GCTTCCAGAAGGCCATGGTGAAGACCATGACTGCTGCACTGAAGATCCCACACTTTGGTTACTGCGATGAAGTGGATCTGACCGAGTTGGTGCGCTTGCGCTCAGAACTGAAAGGACTTGCTGAATCTCGGGGAGTCAAACTCAGCTACATGCCCTTCTTTATCAAG GCTGCTTCACTTGGCCTTCTGCAGTTCCCCATTCTCAATGCTTCTGTCGATGAAGACTGCCAGAACATCATCTACAAG GGGTCTCATAACATTGGCCTGGCCATGGACACCCCTCAGGGCCTCTTGGTGCCTAATGTGAAGGGCGTGCAGGCTCTGAGTGTGTTTGATATCGCAGTGGAGCTGAACCGCCTTCAGGCTCTGGGCTCAGCAGGAGAGCTGGGCACGGCCGACCTAACGGGGGGAACCTTCACGCTCTCCAACATCGGCTCG ATCGGAGGCACCTACACCAAGCCGGTGATTCTGCCCCCGGAGGTGGCCATCGGGGCTTTGGGGAAGATCCAG GTGCTGCCCAGGTTTAACTCCCGTGACGAGATGGTCAAGGCTCATATCATGAGCATCAGCTGGTCAGCTGACCACCGGGTCATCGACGGGGCCACGATGTGCCGCTTCTCTAACCTGTGGCGCTCTTACCTGGAGCATCCGTCCTCCATGGTCCTGGACCTCAAATGA